The window AAGTTCATTAGCGAGAACCCATTATATCGTGCGAGTTAAAAATAATAATTTCAATATCGATGCAAAAGCCATTGAACACAACCTTGTTGAAGCTGCGGCTTCTTGGGAAGATCGTTTAAGCACTTCGTTGGTTGCTAATTTCGGTGAAAGTAAAGGCATTCCGCTTGGTAAGAGCTATGCGCGTGCTTTCCCACGTTCATATAAAGAAGAAATGCTGCCGGGCTCTGCCGTGGCTGATATTGAACAGTTAGAAAGCCTGAGTGAAGATAACAAGCTAGGTATGCTGTTTTATCGTCCTCAAGAAGAAGCGAACGATTCACACTTTGTTAAGTTGAAGCTTTTCCACCGTGATGAGCCAATCCACTTGTCTGATGTAATGCCGATGCTTGAAAACCTTGGCTTGCGTGTCATTGGTGAATCGCCTTACCAAGTCGTTAAAGCAAATGGCACTGTGTATTGGATTCTTGATTTCTCTATGTTGCATAATGCATGTACAGGAATCGATTTAAGTGAAGCGCGCGATCGTTTCCAAGATGCATTCTCTTCGATTTGGCATGGTAACTTAGAAAGCGATGGTTTTAACCGTCTGGTACTTTGCGCAGGTTTAACTGGTCGCGAAATTACGGTTATTCGTAGTTACGCTCGTTACATGCGTCAAGTGGGTTTCCCATTTAGCCAGCACTACATTGAAGAAACACTATCAAGCCATAGCGATCTTGCTCGTGATTTAGTGAAGCTGTTTACACTGCGTTTTGAGCCAAAGAAAAAGTACTCACCAAAACCTGAGCAAGATCTGATTAAGAAGCTGCATGATAAGTTGGATCGCGTAGAAAGCCTTGATGATGACAGGATCATTCGTCGCTTTATGGATATGATCCTTGCGACACAACGTACTAACTATTATCAAATAGACGAAAAGGGCAATGCAAAGCCTTGGCTATCATTGAAGCTTCGTCCTTCAGAAATTCCAGAGATTCCAGCACCGGTTCCTTTCTTTGAAATTTTTGTTTACGCACCAGATATTGAAGGTGTTCACCTACGTGGCGGTAAAGTCGCGCGTGGCGGTTTGCGTTGGTCAGATCGTCAAGAAGATTTCCGTACAGAAATTCTTGGCTTAGTAAAAGCACAACAAGTTAAAAATACCGTTATTGTACCTGTGGGCGCTAAAGGCGGTTTCATCTGTAAGCGTCAGCCTCAGATGACAACGCGTGAAGAAATCTGGAATGAAGGTCAGCGTTGTTACAAGCGTTTCATTCGCGCCTTGCTGGATGTGACCGATAACATTATTGATGGCGAACTAATACCGCCAGTGAATGTTGTTCGTCACGATGAAGATGACCCGTATTTGGTTGTTGCTGCCGATAAAGGAACAGCAACGTTCTCTGATTTGGCAAACTCAGTATCAGATGATTATAATTTTTGGCTAGGTGATGCGTTCGCATCTGGTGGCTCAAATGGTTACGATCATAAGAAAATGGGTATTACGGCAAAAGGTGGCTGGGAATCGGTTAAGCGTCATTTCCGTGAGCTAGGTATTGATTGCCAATCTACCGATTTCACTTGTGTGGGTATTGGTGATATGGCAGGAGATGTGTTTGGTAACGGTATGTTGTTATCAAAGCACACGCGCCTAGTTGCTGCATTTAACCACATGCATATCTTCTTGGATCCAAATCCGGATGCTGCGAAAACGTGGGAAGAGCGTGATCGTCTATTTAATCTTCCGCGTTCAAGCTGGGAAGATTACGATAAAAGTTTGATCTCTGAAGGTGGTGCGATCTTCTCTCGTCGTAGCAAGTCGATCAAACTAACCCCGCAGATCCAAAAACTCTTGGGCACACGTAAGCAAAGCGTACCGCCTAATGAGCTGATTGGTCTTATCTTGCGCATGGAAGTGGATCTTCTGTGGAACGGCGGTATTGGAACCTACGTTAAAGCGACCACTGAAACACATACTGACGTTGGCGACCGTGCGAACGATGGTTTACGCATTAATGGCGGTGAGTTACGTGCAAAAGTAATTGGTGAAGGTGGTAATCTGGGTATGACCCAGCTTGGCCGTGTTGAATTCGCTAAAACGGGTGGCTTAGTTAACACCGATTTCGTTGATAATGTGGGTGGCGTAGATTGTTCAGATAATGAAGTAAATATCAAAATCTTGCTCAATAGCCTTGTTGCTGGTGGCGATCTTACTTATAAACAACGTAATGAAGTGCTTGAAAGCATGGAAGATGAAGTAGGAGAGATCGTACTAGATGATGCGTATTGTCAGAGTGAATCTATCTCTGTAACGCAACAACAACACGTGCAACTGCTGAAAGAGCAAATCCGCTTTATCCATCATTTAGAGCGTGCCGGTAAGCTAGATCGTGCACTTGAGTATTTACCTGATGATGAGACATTGGCTGAGCGTGAAAAATCAGGCATGGGTCTGACTCGACCTGAACTTGCTGTATTGGTCGCTTACGGAAAAATGGTGCTAAAAGAAGATCTAGTCAGTGATGAGATAGCAAATGACCCATACCATGCCCGCTTGCTACCTGCGTATTTTCCTAAGCAACTTAAAGAGAAATACCGTGCACAGATGGATCAACACCCGCTAAGAAAAGAACTGATTGCAACATCGCTCGCAAATCAAATGTCTAACGAAATGGGCTGCAATTTTGTCACACGTTTACAAGAAGAGACAGGTGCAACGGTTGTAGAAATTTCATCTGCTTATTCTGTAGGGCGTGAAGTTTTCCGATTTGATACATTCTTTAGTCAAATTCGTGAATTAGACAATAAAGTAGCAGCAGAAGTGCAGTACGAAATGCTTTATCGCTGTCGTCGTATGTTACGTCGTGCAACACGCTGGATATTACGTAATCGCGAGCGTAAGTTAGCAATAGAGCAGCAGATTGCATTGTATCAACCTATTCTGAATACGTTACAAGAAAACCTTGAAAGTTACCTTGTAACAGGAGAGGTTGAAGAGCATAACGATCAAGCGAATGTGATGATTGAGCAAGGTGTTCCTGCTGAGCTAGCA is drawn from Photobacterium profundum SS9 and contains these coding sequences:
- a CDS encoding NAD-glutamate dehydrogenase, translated to MTAPDPIVPVLLEKVYGLIQNKIEAPQQSLVDVFAQRLLGQLADDDLLQRNESDLYGAVLSLWHHLMQNKPEQSSVRVYNPTLSRYGWQSTHTVVEIVTPDYPFLVDSVRMTLNRLDITSHLMLNGPYFFKRDEDGNIVEACGKEGDYQTLFHIEVDRLTSKEEMQALKKELEHVLSDIDLVVNDWQAMQDKMQDIAQDLKTADLPVNNVHREEAIEFINWLTRHNFMFMGYHQYDLNPIEGDYKLCPSDESGLGLLNKTDIKHCLLLSDLPESARIEARKHDILILTKSNGKSKIHRPAYVDYIGIKRFDEKGNVIGEHRFVGLYASTAYHQSALNIPLIRDRVSRILEASGYSEGSHSWKALNNLLETYPRDELIQANEKEMLDVGCGVVQMQDRDLLRLFVRRDPFGRFFSCMVYVTKERYNTELRSKTQAILKDYFGSEQTVEFTTFFSESSLARTHYIVRVKNNNFNIDAKAIEHNLVEAAASWEDRLSTSLVANFGESKGIPLGKSYARAFPRSYKEEMLPGSAVADIEQLESLSEDNKLGMLFYRPQEEANDSHFVKLKLFHRDEPIHLSDVMPMLENLGLRVIGESPYQVVKANGTVYWILDFSMLHNACTGIDLSEARDRFQDAFSSIWHGNLESDGFNRLVLCAGLTGREITVIRSYARYMRQVGFPFSQHYIEETLSSHSDLARDLVKLFTLRFEPKKKYSPKPEQDLIKKLHDKLDRVESLDDDRIIRRFMDMILATQRTNYYQIDEKGNAKPWLSLKLRPSEIPEIPAPVPFFEIFVYAPDIEGVHLRGGKVARGGLRWSDRQEDFRTEILGLVKAQQVKNTVIVPVGAKGGFICKRQPQMTTREEIWNEGQRCYKRFIRALLDVTDNIIDGELIPPVNVVRHDEDDPYLVVAADKGTATFSDLANSVSDDYNFWLGDAFASGGSNGYDHKKMGITAKGGWESVKRHFRELGIDCQSTDFTCVGIGDMAGDVFGNGMLLSKHTRLVAAFNHMHIFLDPNPDAAKTWEERDRLFNLPRSSWEDYDKSLISEGGAIFSRRSKSIKLTPQIQKLLGTRKQSVPPNELIGLILRMEVDLLWNGGIGTYVKATTETHTDVGDRANDGLRINGGELRAKVIGEGGNLGMTQLGRVEFAKTGGLVNTDFVDNVGGVDCSDNEVNIKILLNSLVAGGDLTYKQRNEVLESMEDEVGEIVLDDAYCQSESISVTQQQHVQLLKEQIRFIHHLERAGKLDRALEYLPDDETLAEREKSGMGLTRPELAVLVAYGKMVLKEDLVSDEIANDPYHARLLPAYFPKQLKEKYRAQMDQHPLRKELIATSLANQMSNEMGCNFVTRLQEETGATVVEISSAYSVGREVFRFDTFFSQIRELDNKVAAEVQYEMLYRCRRMLRRATRWILRNRERKLAIEQQIALYQPILNTLQENLESYLVTGEVEEHNDQANVMIEQGVPAELAHNIARLTSLYSAMDIAQIAKELDKDIDHISRVYFVVGSKLSLHWFLKQIHNQPVENHWQALARASFREDLDWQQRQLTSAVISSNQNDESAEQSIETWIGMHETAIHRWNSVLAEFKVGTAHEFAKFSVALRELMLLNLNCRPNT